In one window of Pseudomonas putida DNA:
- the moaE gene encoding molybdopterin synthase catalytic subunit MoaE encodes MGVRVQQAAFDPGSEVNAMHAANVGVGAVVGFVGYVRDFNDGREVAGMFLEHYPGMTEKALAKIVVEAEQRWPLLKVEVLHRIGALEPGEPIVFVGVASAHRQAAFDACNFIMDYLKTRAPFWKKENTQEGPRWVEGRQSDQDAAGRW; translated from the coding sequence ATGGGCGTACGGGTACAGCAGGCGGCGTTCGACCCCGGTTCCGAGGTCAATGCCATGCACGCTGCCAATGTTGGCGTGGGCGCGGTGGTGGGGTTCGTCGGTTATGTGCGCGACTTCAACGATGGTCGCGAAGTGGCGGGGATGTTTCTCGAGCACTACCCAGGCATGACCGAGAAGGCCCTGGCCAAGATCGTGGTCGAGGCCGAGCAGCGCTGGCCGTTGCTCAAGGTCGAGGTGCTGCACCGCATCGGCGCGCTGGAGCCGGGTGAGCCGATCGTGTTCGTGGGTGTCGCCAGTGCCCATCGGCAGGCCGCGTTCGATGCCTGCAACTTCATCATGGACTATCTCAAGACCCGGGCGCCGTTCTGGAAGAAGGAGAACACTCAGGAAGGTCCGAGGTGGGTCGAAGGCAGGCAGAGTGACCAGGATGCTGCCGGGCGCTGGTAG
- a CDS encoding MoaD/ThiS family protein → MKIKALYFARYRELLGVDAERLEGDFKVLDDVRQALVARGGVYAVLAEQNLMCARNEELCRLDEPVEDGDELAFFPPVTGG, encoded by the coding sequence ATGAAGATCAAGGCCCTCTATTTCGCCCGTTACCGTGAGCTGCTTGGCGTTGATGCCGAGCGTCTGGAAGGGGATTTCAAGGTGCTCGACGACGTGCGCCAGGCGCTGGTTGCCAGAGGCGGCGTTTACGCCGTGCTGGCCGAGCAGAACCTGATGTGCGCGCGTAACGAGGAGCTGTGCAGGCTCGATGAGCCGGTCGAGGACGGCGATGAGCTTGCCTTCTTCCCGCCGGTGACCGGAGGTTGA
- the moaC gene encoding cyclic pyranopterin monophosphate synthase MoaC: MLTHLDSQGRANMVDVTEKAVTAREAIAEARVRMLPQTLRMIVDGEHPKGDVFAVARIAGIQAAKKTSDLIPLCHPLMLTSVKVELAAEGEDVVHIVARCKLAGQTGVEMEALTAASVAALTIYDMCKAVDKGMVIEQVRLLEKLGGKSGHYKVEG, translated from the coding sequence GTGCTGACTCATCTCGATTCCCAGGGGCGTGCCAACATGGTCGACGTCACTGAAAAAGCCGTGACTGCGCGCGAGGCGATCGCCGAGGCACGGGTGCGCATGTTGCCGCAGACCTTGCGGATGATCGTCGACGGCGAGCATCCCAAGGGCGATGTGTTCGCCGTGGCGCGCATCGCAGGTATCCAGGCGGCGAAGAAGACCAGCGACCTGATCCCGCTGTGCCATCCGCTGATGCTCACCAGCGTCAAGGTCGAGCTGGCTGCCGAAGGCGAAGATGTGGTGCATATCGTTGCCCGTTGCAAGCTGGCCGGGCAGACCGGTGTCGAGATGGAGGCCCTGACCGCCGCCAGCGTCGCGGCGCTGACGATCTACGACATGTGCAAGGCCGTGGACAAGGGCATGGTCATCGAGCAGGTGCGCCTGCTGGAGAAGCTCGGCGGCAAGAGCGGCCACTACAAGGTGGAGGGGTGA
- a CDS encoding PhoH family protein produces the protein MDDQGRNPSSTQPILYVLDTNVLIHDPNALLNFEEHHVAIPMTVLEELDKLKTGKQTIAAECRQAIRLIDQTLGDASPNDVEQGVPIQRGKGGPKGFLSILMSPRNEPNRLLPENLNDNIIINQLLELRARRADLDVVLVTKDINMRLKARACGIAAEDYSTDQLVDDVSLLSKGYHSVTGSFWDRVSKVDTRQERGRTWHRVQLIDNLPAVHVNEFIIDEQGFVGWIKGIRENELLLLDLHQEPLLHQEAWGLKPRDIHQSLALFALLDPDIHLVNLTGAAGSGKTILALAAAIEQTMVSKRYRRIIATRSVQGLDQEIGFLPGTEAEKMEPWLGAITDNLEALHMDDESTHGSVEYILERVPLQFKSLNYIRGRSFQQSLILIDECQNLTPHQMKTIITRAGSGSKVVCLGNLAQIDTPYLSATSSGLTYLTERFKDFPHGVHITLQGVPRSVLAEYAESHL, from the coding sequence ATGGATGACCAAGGACGCAACCCTTCCTCCACCCAGCCAATCCTGTATGTGCTCGATACCAACGTCCTGATTCACGATCCCAACGCTTTGCTCAACTTCGAGGAGCACCACGTCGCCATACCGATGACGGTGCTGGAGGAACTCGACAAGCTCAAGACCGGTAAACAGACCATCGCCGCCGAATGTCGCCAGGCCATTCGCCTGATCGACCAGACCCTCGGTGATGCATCGCCCAACGATGTCGAGCAAGGGGTGCCGATCCAGCGTGGCAAGGGCGGGCCGAAGGGCTTCCTGTCGATCCTGATGAGCCCGCGCAACGAACCGAACCGGCTGCTGCCGGAAAACCTCAACGACAACATCATCATCAACCAACTGCTGGAGCTGCGTGCCAGGCGGGCTGACCTGGACGTGGTGCTGGTCACCAAAGACATCAACATGCGCCTGAAGGCGCGCGCCTGTGGCATCGCCGCCGAGGACTACAGCACCGACCAATTGGTCGACGATGTGTCCCTGCTCTCGAAGGGCTACCACTCGGTCACCGGCTCCTTCTGGGACCGGGTCAGCAAGGTCGACACCCGCCAGGAACGGGGCCGCACCTGGCATCGCGTACAACTGATCGACAACCTGCCGGCTGTGCACGTCAATGAGTTCATCATCGACGAGCAAGGCTTCGTCGGCTGGATCAAGGGCATTCGCGAGAACGAGCTGCTATTGCTCGACCTGCACCAGGAGCCGCTGCTGCATCAGGAAGCCTGGGGCCTCAAGCCCCGCGACATCCACCAGAGCCTGGCGCTGTTCGCCCTGCTCGACCCGGACATCCACCTGGTCAATCTCACCGGCGCGGCCGGCTCGGGCAAAACCATCCTGGCACTGGCTGCAGCCATCGAGCAGACCATGGTCAGCAAGCGCTACCGGCGTATCATCGCCACCCGCAGCGTGCAGGGGCTGGACCAGGAGATCGGCTTCCTGCCGGGCACCGAGGCGGAAAAAATGGAGCCCTGGCTGGGCGCCATCACCGACAACCTCGAGGCGTTGCACATGGATGACGAAAGCACCCATGGCAGTGTCGAATACATCCTCGAACGGGTCCCGCTGCAGTTCAAGTCGCTGAACTACATCCGTGGCCGCAGCTTCCAGCAGAGCCTGATCCTGATCGACGAATGCCAGAACCTCACCCCGCACCAGATGAAGACCATCATCACCCGTGCAGGCTCTGGCTCCAAGGTGGTCTGCCTGGGCAACCTGGCGCAGATCGACACCCCCTACCTGTCCGCGACCAGCTCGGGCCTGACCTACCTGACCGAGCGCTTCAAGGACTTCCCCCATGGCGTGCACATCACCCTGCAGGGTGTGCCGCGTTCGGTACTGGCCGAGTACGCCGAGTCGCATCTGTAG